A portion of the Drosophila sechellia strain sech25 chromosome 2R, ASM438219v1, whole genome shotgun sequence genome contains these proteins:
- the LOC6608430 gene encoding putative fatty acyl-CoA reductase CG5065 isoform X1: protein MTAKPKFVYEKDDQGTIGEIDDNEVDRIAECFKGRSLFITGGTGFLGKVLVEKLLRSCGGLKRIYLLIRPKKGKDPQERIKDIFQNVLFDQVKQMRGEEHILQQVVAIAGDVLSPGLGISEKDLETLRQEVSIVYHCAATVRFDEPLRNAVFMNTRGTKYMLELAQTLKHLDFFAYCSTAYCHLHVKTLYEKPYDPPADPHKVMQACEWLTDDEVATIERKVLGDIPNTYAYTKSLAEALVVEKFEELPAVILRPSIVIPIWKEPIPGWTDNINGPTGLLIGAGKGVIRTMYCNSSGYGDFLPVDVAVNGILVASWRNITAGTDKTNRVAHMTSSNDIKVSWAEIIELGRWVIENKVPLNGVAWYPGGSMKSNYWVHFICMVLFQWMPALFVDALLWILRYPPVLCRVQNRIYKGFEVFEYYANNVWNFDNSEAVKLRKLMNNKERRTYVIEKIELDLIDYFTNCVLCARRLILKESDESIPAARRHMKVMWVVDKVYKGIWIFGILYMLYRCFFAG from the exons ATGACCGCCAAGCCGAAGTTTGTGTATGAGAAGGATGACCAGGGCACCATTGGGGAGATAGACGACAACGAGGTGGACCGCATTGCGGAGTGCTTCAAGGGACGCAGTCTGTTCATCACAGGAGGCACTGGGTTCCTGGGCAAGGTCCTGGTCGAGAAGTTGCTGCG GTCGTGCGGTGGCCTAAAGCGCATTTATCTGCTCATCCGCCCTAAGAAGGGCAAGGATCCTCAGGAGCGCATCAAGGATATATTCCAGAATGTG CTTTTCGACCAGGTGAAGCAGATGCGTGGCGAGGAGCACATCCTGCAGCAAGTGGTTGCCATCGCCGGCGACGTCCTTTCGCCTGGCCTGGGAATCTCCGAGAAGGATCTGGAAACTCTGCGCCAAGAGGTGTCCATTGTGTACCATTGTGCAGCTACAGTGCG CTTCGATGAACCTCTTCGGAATGCCGTGTTCATGAACACCCGCGGCACCAAGTACATGCTGGAGCTGGCTCAGACGTTGAAGCACCTGGACTTCTTCGCCTACTGCTCAACGGCCTACTGTCACCTGCACGTTAAGACGCTGTACGAGAAGCCCTACGATCCGCCAGCAGATCCGCACAAGGTGATGCAGGCATGCGAGTGGCTGACGGACGACGAAGTGGCCACCATAGAGCGCAAGGTACTCGGGGATATTCCAAACACGTATGCCTACACCAAGTCACTGGCTGAGGCCCTGGTGGTGGAGAAGTTTGAGGAGCTTCCCGCCGTAATCCTGCGCCCCTCGATCGTCATACCCATCTGGAAGGAGCCCATTCCCGGCTGGACGGACAACATCAACGGACCCACCGGCCTGCTCATCGGAGCCGGAAAGGGTGTCATCCGCACCATGTACTGCAATTCCTCCGGCTACGGCGATTTCCTGCCAGTGGATGTGGCTGTTAATGGTATACTGGTGGCCAGCTGGAGGAACATCACAGCTGGCACAGATAAGACCAACCGGGTTGCACACATGACCTCGTCCAACGACATCAAAGTGTCCTGGGCGGAGATCATCGAGCTGGGTCGCTGGGTGATTGAGAACAAGGTGCCACTTAACGGCGTAGCTTGGTATCCAGGTGGCTCGATGAAGTCCAACTACTGGGTGCACTTCATCTGCATGGTGCTCTTCCAGTGGATGCCTGCTCTCTTTGTGGACGCTCTGCTCTGGATACTTCGCTATCCCCCGGTACTGTGCCGCGTCCAAAATCGCATCTACAAGGGATTCGAGGTATTCGAGTACTATGCCAACAACGTTTGGAACTTTGACAACTCGGAGGCGGTGAAGCTGCGCAAGCTAATGAACAACAAGGAACGGCGCACCTACGTAATCGAGAAAATCGAGCTGGACCTTATCGACTACTTCACCAACTGTGTGCTCTGCGCCCGGCGACTGATCCTCAAGGAGTCAGACGAATCGATTCCGGCCGCTAGGAGGCACATGAAGGT gaTGTGGGTGGTGGACAAGGTCTACAAGGGCATCTGGATCTTCGGCATTCTCTACATGCTCTATAGGTGCTTCTTCGCGGGCTAA
- the LOC6608430 gene encoding putative fatty acyl-CoA reductase CG5065 isoform X2, which yields MTAKPKFVYEKDDQGTIGEIDDNEVDRIAECFKGRSLFITGGTGFLGKVLVEKLLRSCGGLKRIYLLIRPKKGKDPQERIKDIFQNVLFDQVKQMRGEEHILQQVVAIAGDVLSPGLGISEKDLETLRQEVSIVYHCAATVRFDEPLRNAVFMNTRGTKYMLELAQTLKHLDFFAYCSTAYCHLHVKTLYEKPYDPPADPHKVMQACEWLTDDEVATIERKVLGDIPNTYAYTKSLAEALVVEKFEELPAVILRPSIVIPIWKEPIPGWTDNINGPTGLLIGAGKGVIRTMYCNSSGYGDFLPVDVAVNGILVASWRNITAGTDKTNRVAHMTSSNDIKVSWAEIIELGRWVIENKVPLNGVAWYPGGSMKSNYWVHFICMVLFQWMPALFVDALLWILRYPPVLCRVQNRIYKGFEVFEYYANNVWNFDNSEAVKLRKLMNNKERRTYVIEKIELDLIDYFTNCVLCARRLILKESDESIPAARRHMKV from the exons ATGACCGCCAAGCCGAAGTTTGTGTATGAGAAGGATGACCAGGGCACCATTGGGGAGATAGACGACAACGAGGTGGACCGCATTGCGGAGTGCTTCAAGGGACGCAGTCTGTTCATCACAGGAGGCACTGGGTTCCTGGGCAAGGTCCTGGTCGAGAAGTTGCTGCG GTCGTGCGGTGGCCTAAAGCGCATTTATCTGCTCATCCGCCCTAAGAAGGGCAAGGATCCTCAGGAGCGCATCAAGGATATATTCCAGAATGTG CTTTTCGACCAGGTGAAGCAGATGCGTGGCGAGGAGCACATCCTGCAGCAAGTGGTTGCCATCGCCGGCGACGTCCTTTCGCCTGGCCTGGGAATCTCCGAGAAGGATCTGGAAACTCTGCGCCAAGAGGTGTCCATTGTGTACCATTGTGCAGCTACAGTGCG CTTCGATGAACCTCTTCGGAATGCCGTGTTCATGAACACCCGCGGCACCAAGTACATGCTGGAGCTGGCTCAGACGTTGAAGCACCTGGACTTCTTCGCCTACTGCTCAACGGCCTACTGTCACCTGCACGTTAAGACGCTGTACGAGAAGCCCTACGATCCGCCAGCAGATCCGCACAAGGTGATGCAGGCATGCGAGTGGCTGACGGACGACGAAGTGGCCACCATAGAGCGCAAGGTACTCGGGGATATTCCAAACACGTATGCCTACACCAAGTCACTGGCTGAGGCCCTGGTGGTGGAGAAGTTTGAGGAGCTTCCCGCCGTAATCCTGCGCCCCTCGATCGTCATACCCATCTGGAAGGAGCCCATTCCCGGCTGGACGGACAACATCAACGGACCCACCGGCCTGCTCATCGGAGCCGGAAAGGGTGTCATCCGCACCATGTACTGCAATTCCTCCGGCTACGGCGATTTCCTGCCAGTGGATGTGGCTGTTAATGGTATACTGGTGGCCAGCTGGAGGAACATCACAGCTGGCACAGATAAGACCAACCGGGTTGCACACATGACCTCGTCCAACGACATCAAAGTGTCCTGGGCGGAGATCATCGAGCTGGGTCGCTGGGTGATTGAGAACAAGGTGCCACTTAACGGCGTAGCTTGGTATCCAGGTGGCTCGATGAAGTCCAACTACTGGGTGCACTTCATCTGCATGGTGCTCTTCCAGTGGATGCCTGCTCTCTTTGTGGACGCTCTGCTCTGGATACTTCGCTATCCCCCGGTACTGTGCCGCGTCCAAAATCGCATCTACAAGGGATTCGAGGTATTCGAGTACTATGCCAACAACGTTTGGAACTTTGACAACTCGGAGGCGGTGAAGCTGCGCAAGCTAATGAACAACAAGGAACGGCGCACCTACGTAATCGAGAAAATCGAGCTGGACCTTATCGACTACTTCACCAACTGTGTGCTCTGCGCCCGGCGACTGATCCTCAAGGAGTCAGACGAATCGATTCCGGCCGCTAGGAGGCACATGAAGGTGTAA
- the LOC6608431 gene encoding FMRFamide-related peptides — MGIALMFLLALYQMQSAIHSEIIDTPNYAGNSLQDADSEVSSPQDNDLVDALLGNDQTERAELEFRHPISVIGIDYSKNAVVLHFQKHGRKPRYKYDPELEAKRRSVQDNFMHFGKRQAEQLPPEGTYGGSDELEGMAKRVAMDRYGRDPKQDFMRFGRDPKQDFMRFGRDPKQDFMRFGRDPKQDFMRFGRDPKQDFMRFGRTPAEDFMRFGRTPAEDFMRFGRSDNFMRFGRSPHEELRSPKQDFMRFGRPDNFMRFGRSAPQDFVRSGKMDSNFIRFGKSVKPAAPESKPAKPNQGNPGERSPVDKAMTELFKKQELQQVKNGAQETTTEDGSVEQDQFFGQ, encoded by the coding sequence ATGGGCATTGCCTTGATGTTCCTGCTGGCCCTGTACCAGATGCAGTCGGCCATCCACAGCGAGATCATCGATACGCCCAACTATGCGGGCAACTCGTTGCAGGACGCTGACTCCGAGGTGAGTTCTCCGCAGGACAATGACCTAGTAGATGCACTGCTCGGCAACGATCAGACCGAGAGAGCGGAGCTGGAGTTCCGGCACCCCATCTCCGTGATAGGCATCGACTACTCGAAGAACGCCGTGGTGCTGCACTTCCAAAAACACGGCCGGAAACCGCGCTACAAGTACGATCCCGAGCTGGAGGCCAAGCGTAGGTCCGTGCAGGACAACTTCATGCACTTCGGCAAGAGGCAGGCGGAGCAGCTGCCACCGGAGGGCACCTATGGGGGATCCGATGAACTGGAGGGCATGGCCAAGCGGGTAGCCATGGATCGGTATGGCAGAGATCCGAAGCAAGACTTCATGCGGTTTGGTCGAGATCCGAAACAGGACTTTATGAGGTTTGGCCGGGATCCGAAGCAGGACTTCATGAGATTCGGTCGGGATCCCAAGCAGGATTTCATGAGATTCGGCCGAGATCCCAAGCAGGATTTCATGAGGTTTGGACGCACTCCTGCTGAGGATTTCATGAGGTTCGGACGCACTCCGGCGGAGGACTTCATGAGGTTCGGTCGCTCCGACAATTTCATGCGCTTCGGACGCAGTCCGCACGAGGAGCTTCGCAGTCCCAAACAGGATTTCATGCGATTCGGTCGCCCGGACAACTTCATGCGCTTCGGGCGCTCCGCTCCGCAGGATTTTGTACGTTCCGGGAAGATGGACTCAAACTTCATTCGATTCGGTAAGAGCGTGAAGCCGGCGGCTCCCGAGTCCAAGCCAGCCAAGCCCAATCAAGGCAACCCAGGCGAACGCAGTCCAGTGGACAAGGCCATGACGGAGCTGTTCAAGAAACAGGAGCTGCAGCAGGTGAAGAACGGCGCTCAGGAGACCACCACGGAGGATGGGAGTGTGGAACAGGACCAGTTCTTCGGCCAGTGA
- the LOC6608432 gene encoding electron transfer flavoprotein-ubiquinone oxidoreductase, mitochondrial: MSALLKMHRVRSLFSPALARSISDLAKYPRITTHYTLNPREKDERWTEVDMERCVEEVDLVIVGGGPAGMSAAIRAKQLAAEKDQEIRVCVVEKAAEVGGHILSGAVIDPISLNELIPDWQEQGAPLNTPVTKDTFSFLTGSGRISIPVFKGWPMDNHGNYVVRLGHLVKWLGDQAEALGVEIYPGCAASEVLFHEDGSVKGIATNDVGIAKSGAPKDTFARGMELHAKTTIFAEGCRGHLTKQIMQKFGLNEGSEPQAYGIGLKEVWEIAPEKHQPGLVEHTIGWPLDRFTYGGSFLYHLNEPTPTIAVGFVVGLNYKNPWLSPFQEFQRFKTHPKVRHVFEGATRIAYGARAINEGGFQSLPQKLSFPGGCLVGCSAGFLNVPRIKGSHYAMKSGMLAAESAFEAINADAQSTAGVEPTGYAEKIKDSFVWKDLYSVRNVHPSFHNPLGLYGGLVLSGFSIFMGGREPWTLKHGPQDHESLKPASSCPPIVYPKPDGKISFDLLSSVALTGTNHEGDQPAHLTLKDDRIPVDHNLALYEGPEQRFCPAGVYEYVPNEEGGNMKLQINAQNCIHCKTCDIKDPKQNINWVVPEGGGGPAYNGM, from the exons ATGTCCGCACTCTTAAAAATGCACAGAG TCCGTAGCCTCTTCAGCCCCGCCTTGGCGCGCAGCATCTCCGATCTGGCCAAATATCCCAGGATAACCACCCACTATACGCTAAATCCCCGCGAGAAGGATGAGCGCTGGACGGAAGTGGACATGGAGCGCTGCGTCGAGGAGGTGGACCTGGTAATCGTGGGAGGAGGACCTGCTGGCATGTCGGCGGCTATTCGGGCGAAGCAACTGGCGGCGGAAAAGGATCAG GAAATCCGCGTCTGCGTAGTGGAAAAGGCCGCCGAAGTTGGCGGACACATTCTCTCCGGCGCCGTCATAGATCCAATCTCGCTGAACGAGCTTATCCCGGACTGGCAGGAGCAGGGAGCCCCGCTAAACACACCCGTGACCAAGGACACTTTCTCCTTCCTCACTGGATCCGGCCGCATCTCCATTCCAGTCTTTAAGGGCTGGCCCATGGACAACCATGGCAACTACGTAGTTCGCTTGGGCCACCTGGTCAAGTGGCTTGGGGATCAGGCGGAGGCTCTGGGCGTAGAGATTTATCCCGGCTGTGCCGCCTCCGAGGTGCTCTTTCACGAGGATGGCAGTGTCAAGGGCATTGCCACCAACGACGTGGGTATTGCCAAGAGCGGAGCTCCCAAGGACACCTTTGCACGTGGCATGGAGTTGCACGCCAAGACTACCATCTTTGCCGAAGGCTGCCGTGGTCACCTGACCAAGCAGATTATGCAGAAGTTCGGACTGAACGAGGGCAGCGAACCTCAGGCCTACGGAATCGGTCTGAAAGAGGTCTGGGAGATTGCCCCCGAGAAGCATCA ACCTGGTTTGGTGGAGCATACCATTGGCTGGCCTCTGGACCGCTTCACATATGGCGGCTCCTTCTTGTACCATTTGAACGAGCCTACACCCACCATCGCAGTGGGCTTTGTGGTGGGCCTGAACTACAAGAACCCCTGGCTCAGTCCCTTCCAGGAGTTCCAGCGTTTCAAGACGCATCCCAAGGTGCGACACGTCTTCGAGGGTGCCACTCGAATTGCCTATGGAGCACGAGCCATCAATGAGGGTGGCTTCCAAAGTCTGCCACAGAAGCTATCCTTCCCGGGAGGCTGCCTTGTTGGCTGCAGTGCTGGCTTTTTGAATGTCCCCCGCATCAAGGGCTCCCATTACGCGATGAAGAGCGGCATGCTGGCGGCGGAGAGTGCCTTTGAAGCCATCAATGCGGACGCACAATCGACGGCTGGTGTGGAACCCACAGGCTATGCGGAGAA AATCAAGGATTCCTTTGTATGGAAGGATCTGTACAGTGTGCGAAATGTGCACCCTTCATTCCACAATCCATTGGGCCTGTACGGTGGTCTTGTGCTCAGTGGCTTCTCCATTTTCATGGGCGGTCGGGAACCATGGACCCTAAAACACGGTCCCCAGGATCACGAGTCCTTGAAGCCAGCCAGTTCCTGCCCGCCCATTGTTTACCCCAAGCCCGATGGCAAGATCTCCTTTGATCTGCTCTCTTCGGTGGCACTGACGGGCACAAACCACGAGGGCGACCAGCCCGCCCATCTGACCCTTAAGGACGACCGCATCCCCGTGGACCACAATTTGGCGCTGTACGAGGGACCCGAGCAGAGATTCTGCCCCGCTGGCGTGTACGAGTACGTGCCCAACGAGGAGGGCGGCAACATGAAGCTGCAAATTAACGCCCAGAACTGCATCCACTGCAAGACATGTGATATCAAGGACCCCAAGCAGAACATCAACTGGGTGGTGCCCGAGGGAGGTGGCGGTCCCGCCTACAACGGCATGTGA